Below is a genomic region from Demequina sp..
AAGCACGCGCGCGCGCAGCAGGTCCAGGTCGATCGGCAGCGAGCGCGCGTCGAGGATGGCGGCCGCGTGGCCGGCCGCGATCGCCCTGCGGGCCGCGGCCCGCAAGAACGCTGACTTGCCGATGCCACCGGGGCCGTAGACATAGAGGATGCGCGACGAGGTGGCGGGTGACAGGAGGTCGTCGATGGCCTCGAGCTCGGCGGTTCTCCCCACGAAGCCGCGCGCATCCGCCGCGTCCGCGGCGTCCCGCATGCTCGCTTCGTGAGCCATCACTGACCCGCGATCCGGGCTTCGAGACCCGCTCGCACGGCGGGCCACTCCGTGTCCAGGATGGAGAACACCACCGTGTCGCGGAACCCGTCACCCCAGAGTTGGTGCTTGCGCAGGATCCCGTCCTGGGTGGCGCCGAGCTTGGCGATCGCCGCTCTGGACTGGGCGTTGGCCGCGTGCGTGCGGAGCTCCACGGCAATGCAGCCCAGGTCCTCGAAGGCACGGGTGAGGAGCAGCAGCTTCGCGGAGGGGTTGATGCGCTTGCCGTGCGCTGAGTACGCCACCCACGTGGAGCCGATCTCCACGCGGCGATTCCGCTCGTCGATGTGCAGGAACGTGGTGACGCCAACCGCCGCGCCCGTCTCCGCCGAGACGATCGCCCACGGCGCCATGCTGCCCTCTGCCTGCAGCCCAAGGCGGCGGTCGATCTCAGCCGCCACAGCGTCGGGCGCCGGGATGGTCGTGTACCAGGCCTTCTGCCACAGGTCGCCCTCGGCGGCCGCTCGCGCGAGGTCGGCGGCGTGGGACTGGGACAGCGGCTCCAGGGTCACGTGCGCGTTCGCGAGCGTGGGGGTCTCAGCAAATCCCATGGGGCAATCGTACTTACTACCAGGCCCGACGGCGTGGCTGGGTCACGCTGCCGGCTGACGCAGGATGGTGCGGAGCTTGTCGGCGGCGACCCGTCGCGGATCGCTCAGGTATATCTCGTGGTGCGTGCCGGTCATCATCAAGCCGTTGGCCGGGATGAAGTCATCGTGCATCCGCGCCAGCACCGGTCCCTCGGCATCGTAGGGACCCACATGGAGGGTCTGCACGGCCCGGCCCTCTCCGAGCGTCTCGAGCCGCACGCGGCCCGCCTGCGCAGACTCCCGCGCGTCCTCGAACATCTCGGCAGTGATCCAGTCGGGAGTCATGATCATCGCGGTCCAGTCCCATGCGGACTTGTCTCCGCTTGCGAATGCGCTCATGTCATCGGCCCACCACAGGCCCTCCAGGGGCGGCGCCACGTAGTCGAGCCCCAGTTGCTTCTTGGACGCGAACTTCAGTTTGTAGGCAACGGGGTAGAGGGCCTGGATCGCCGCCGCGTACTCGGGCGACGTGTTGGGGTCGCCGTGACCGTCGACCATGAGGTACTGCATGGGAGGGACCTCGAGGATCCGGAATGCGCCGTGCTTCGCCTGGTACGAATCCGAGGTCTTCTTGAAGTCGATCGCGGCCATACGGCCAGCGTATTGCGGTGGTGGAGCCTAGGGGACTCGAACCCCTAACCCCCTGCTTGCAAAGCAGGTGCGCTACCAATTGCGCCAAGGCCCCTTGCGGGCTAGACCTCGTCCAGGACGGTGTCCCACAGGTCACGGTCGGAGGAGGACGTGAGCAGGTGAACGACGACGACCACTGCGGCAACGCCGGCCGCTATCAGCAGAGCCTTCTTCATGACAATCACCTCACCCCGTGGGCCCAGGAGGACTTGAACCTCCGACCTCTTCGTTATCAGCGAAGCGCTCTAACCGCCTGAGCTATGGGCCCTTTGCGGCGCAAGCCGCGACGAGCAACTGTACCCGAGACCCACCCTCGCGCTCAAACCAGCGCCGACGGCAGCGTCGGGCCGGGTCAGTCGTCGGTGAGGGTGACGTACACGCCACCCACCACGGACGACACCGTGTTGTACAGGAACGCGGCGATCGTGGACAGCGCGGTGAGCAGCACCACGTTCATCACCGAGACGAGGATCGTGGCGGACATGACCTTGTTGAGCTCGAAGATCTTGGTGATGTCCACGGGCTGCTCGCCCTCGAACAGCTTGGCGACCCAGTCGTTGATGAGCGTGAACAGCCCGAACGAGTTCAGCGCGTTCCACAGCACGAACACCGCGACCACCATCATGATGCCCACCGCGATCGACAGCAGGAAGCCGATCTTCAGCACGGACCACGGGTCGATGCGGCTCACCAATACGCGCGCCTTGCGGGGGCCGCCGCGCTTGTTGGAGGCTGTGAGGTCGTCGCCCTCGGTGAGCGAGTTCTTCGCGCGCACCGCGAATCCCTTGACGGCCTCGGTTGCGTGCGAGAACGCGCCACCGCTTTCCCCGCCCGACGCTGGGGCCGGGTTTGCGGGGCGCGTGGGCGCGGTCACGGTGCCGACGGCGGGCGTCGCGTCCGCGGCGGGCGCGCTTGGGGCCCACTGGAACGACGTGTTGGCGGGCTGGCTGCGAGCGGGCGTGGCGGTTGGCGCTGCCGTCGGGCGAGCCGCTGGGGCGGCGGTGGGCGCCGCAGTTGGCGCTGCGGTCGAGTTGATGGGGCGGAAGGCAGAACGACGGGGGGTCTCTGCGGTGGGCGTCGGATCGGTTCCGGCGACCGGTGGGGTGTAGAGGTTTCCGCTGTCGTTCGCGGCCATAAACGTCTCCTTGCGTGCGCCCCGACTGAGGCGATCAGGTTCCAAGGGTACCTGGGCGCTCCGCGATGCCCAAGCGCTGGCGCGTCAAGCGAGCCAGCGACCGCGCGCGATGAGCACATCCTTGAGCAGGTCGGCGCGGTCGCTGACGAGGCCGTCGACGCCCATGTCGAGGAGCGTCTCCATGTCCGCGGGCTCGTTGATGGTCCACACGTAGACGGACCGGCCCTCGCCGTGCGCACGGTCGATGTGACGGCGGGCGAGCACCGTGGTGCGGCCCACCTTCCACGGCACCTGGAGTGCGTCCACGTGCGCGATGGGCCTGCGCCCGGAGAGACCGACGCCGGCCCCAGCCCAGAAGCGGCCGAACTCACCCGTGCCCGCTGATGTCGCGACTGGGCGAGACAGCAGCTTGACCGTTGCCCGCCGTCGGGCCGCCGAGAACGAGGCGACGCACACGCGATCATGCGACTTGGTGCGCTCGATCGCGTTGGCGATGGGCTCGATGCCGCTCACCGCCTTGACGTCTACGTTGACGCGCAAGTGCGGCCAGGTGCCGAGCAGGTCCTCGAAGAGCGGGACCGGCTCGACCCCGCCGATCTTCGCCTCCTTGACCACGGACCACGGCAGGTCCGCGACATTGCCCTTGGAATCTGTGGTGCGGTCGAGGCTCGCATCGTGAAGCGCGACCGCAACGCCGTCGCGGGTGCCGTGGGCGTCGGTCTCGACGAACTGATAGCCAAGGTCCACCGCGGCCGCGAAGGCCGCCATCGAGTTCTCGAGGCCCTCGCGGCTGAAGCCGCGGTGCGCGAGCGCCGCGATCGCGCCGCCGGTCTCGAAGTAGGGGTGTGTCACCCGAGCACCTCGTCGATGAAGGCCGCGACGGCGTCGTAGTACGCCTTGCGCGGGCCGGGCGCCGAC
It encodes:
- a CDS encoding GNAT family N-acetyltransferase → MGFAETPTLANAHVTLEPLSQSHAADLARAAAEGDLWQKAWYTTIPAPDAVAAEIDRRLGLQAEGSMAPWAIVSAETGAAVGVTTFLHIDERNRRVEIGSTWVAYSAHGKRINPSAKLLLLTRAFEDLGCIAVELRTHAANAQSRAAIAKLGATQDGILRKHQLWGDGFRDTVVFSILDTEWPAVRAGLEARIAGQ
- a CDS encoding GyrI-like domain-containing protein, with the translated sequence MAAIDFKKTSDSYQAKHGAFRILEVPPMQYLMVDGHGDPNTSPEYAAAIQALYPVAYKLKFASKKQLGLDYVAPPLEGLWWADDMSAFASGDKSAWDWTAMIMTPDWITAEMFEDARESAQAGRVRLETLGEGRAVQTLHVGPYDAEGPVLARMHDDFIPANGLMMTGTHHEIYLSDPRRVAADKLRTILRQPAA
- a CDS encoding DUF3566 domain-containing protein; this encodes MAANDSGNLYTPPVAGTDPTPTAETPRRSAFRPINSTAAPTAAPTAAPAARPTAAPTATPARSQPANTSFQWAPSAPAADATPAVGTVTAPTRPANPAPASGGESGGAFSHATEAVKGFAVRAKNSLTEGDDLTASNKRGGPRKARVLVSRIDPWSVLKIGFLLSIAVGIMMVVAVFVLWNALNSFGLFTLINDWVAKLFEGEQPVDITKIFELNKVMSATILVSVMNVVLLTALSTIAAFLYNTVSSVVGGVYVTLTDD
- a CDS encoding glycerophosphodiester phosphodiesterase, producing the protein MTHPYFETGGAIAALAHRGFSREGLENSMAAFAAAVDLGYQFVETDAHGTRDGVAVALHDASLDRTTDSKGNVADLPWSVVKEAKIGGVEPVPLFEDLLGTWPHLRVNVDVKAVSGIEPIANAIERTKSHDRVCVASFSAARRRATVKLLSRPVATSAGTGEFGRFWAGAGVGLSGRRPIAHVDALQVPWKVGRTTVLARRHIDRAHGEGRSVYVWTINEPADMETLLDMGVDGLVSDRADLLKDVLIARGRWLA